A genomic region of Ewingella sp. CoE-038-23 contains the following coding sequences:
- a CDS encoding EAL domain-containing protein, whose amino-acid sequence MLRAKIIRPYIRITASALVFLLIVGLGVASVSWQTMQGLQHDGQQRLEQAVKQIDKMFDNADQAATALQPYLGQSCSRDVVLEMRRQIAIVPNVRTVNLATGDTIYCTALFGPQEGAINDRQYVGGKLYLMTGNAVTPQHPLIAYRQQHGDNSVLIGVDGYYMHNILDLLSTHSSLIIRIGDQWMDHQGKVHLGADNLKGTRLRLDSTRYPYQIALLVQHVNHWRYVLDYSPFSLLLFPLLGVFMGLMTYMLLGRVGTPLAILKASVANREFVPYFQPVVDGTHYQLTGCEVLMRWQHPQAGLVPPYQFIPLAEESGMIVEMTRQLMTQTHEYFAPRLSTLPDGFHFGFNICASHFKDLSLIEDCKTFLDAFKGKKINLVLELTERELIEPSDITDSLFKALRRLGVSIALDDFGTGHSSLTYLQKFHIDFLKIDQSFIGRIGTDALSGHIVDNVIDLAKRLDMVIVAEGIETQEQVDYLTPYHLEFFQGYFFGKPVTPEEFSKQWLQSDSPAPITLGKA is encoded by the coding sequence TTGCTAAGAGCCAAAATCATTCGACCTTATATCCGCATCACCGCGTCAGCCTTGGTTTTCCTGCTGATCGTCGGGCTTGGCGTGGCCTCCGTTTCCTGGCAAACCATGCAAGGGCTGCAACATGACGGCCAGCAGCGTTTAGAGCAGGCGGTGAAGCAGATTGATAAGATGTTTGATAATGCCGACCAGGCCGCCACCGCCTTGCAGCCCTACCTCGGGCAATCCTGTAGTCGCGACGTGGTGCTGGAGATGCGGCGGCAAATTGCCATTGTCCCCAACGTACGCACGGTGAATCTGGCGACCGGTGACACCATCTACTGCACCGCGCTGTTTGGCCCGCAAGAGGGCGCGATCAATGACCGGCAGTATGTCGGCGGCAAGCTGTACCTGATGACCGGCAACGCCGTGACGCCGCAGCATCCGCTGATCGCCTACCGCCAGCAGCACGGCGATAACAGCGTACTGATTGGCGTGGATGGCTATTACATGCATAACATCCTCGACCTGCTCAGCACCCACTCGTCACTGATCATTCGCATTGGCGACCAGTGGATGGACCATCAGGGCAAAGTGCATTTAGGAGCAGACAACCTCAAAGGCACGCGCCTGCGTCTGGATTCCACCCGCTATCCCTATCAAATCGCCCTGTTAGTTCAACACGTCAACCATTGGCGCTACGTGCTCGACTACTCGCCATTCAGCCTGCTGCTGTTCCCGCTGCTCGGCGTATTCATGGGGTTGATGACCTATATGCTGCTGGGACGCGTCGGCACGCCTCTGGCGATTTTAAAAGCCAGCGTCGCCAACCGCGAGTTTGTGCCCTACTTCCAGCCGGTGGTGGATGGCACCCATTATCAGTTGACGGGTTGTGAAGTGTTGATGCGCTGGCAGCATCCGCAGGCCGGGCTGGTGCCGCCTTACCAGTTTATTCCGCTGGCGGAAGAGAGCGGGATGATTGTCGAGATGACGCGCCAACTGATGACCCAGACTCACGAGTATTTCGCCCCTCGGCTGTCGACCCTGCCGGACGGTTTCCATTTCGGCTTTAATATCTGTGCCAGCCATTTCAAAGATTTGAGCCTGATTGAAGATTGCAAAACCTTCCTCGACGCCTTTAAAGGCAAAAAAATCAATCTGGTGCTGGAGCTGACCGAGCGCGAGCTGATTGAGCCGAGCGACATCACCGACAGCCTGTTCAAAGCCCTGCGTCGCCTCGGCGTGTCTATCGCACTTGACGATTTCGGCACCGGCCACTCCAGCCTGACCTACTTACAAAAATTCCATATCGACTTTTTGAAGATTGACCAGAGTTTCATCGGCCGTATCGGCACTGACGCGCTTTCCGGGCATATCGTCGATAACGTGATTGATTTAGCCAAAAGGCTAGATATGGTGATAGTGGCGGAAGGCATTGAGACGCAGGAGCAGGTCGATTACTTAACGCCGTATCATTTGGAGTTCTTCCAAGGCTACTTCTTCGGTAAACCCGTGACACCAGAAGAGTTCTCCAAGCAGTGGTTGCAGTCCGATTCTCCCGCGCCGATAACTCTTGGCAAGGCGTAA
- a CDS encoding alpha/beta fold hydrolase → MPSPLKFLLPAALCSLLLSPLAMADTPSYGPQLEGFTYPYPQKHFSFNSQGETLQMGYMDVAPVGHKNGQTVVLMHGKNFCGATWGDTIKALAGKGYRVIAPDQIGFCSSTKPGDYQYSFQQLATNTHELLKSLNIKKAVIVGHSTGGMLATRYSLMFPNEVSKLVMVNPIGLEDWKAKGVPYRTVDQWYDRELKLSADSIRQYELKTYYVNKWKPEYDRWVDMLAGLNNGPGHKLVAWNSALIYDMIFTQPVVYEFKDLKVPTTLMIGTSDTTAIGSDIAPPAVKAKLGHYNVLGKQTAKLIPHAKLIEFKGLGHAPQMEEPEKFNAALLKTLAQ, encoded by the coding sequence ATGCCCTCCCCACTGAAATTTCTGCTTCCCGCCGCCTTGTGTTCCCTGCTGTTAAGCCCCCTGGCGATGGCCGATACTCCCTCTTATGGCCCGCAGCTTGAGGGGTTTACTTATCCTTATCCGCAAAAGCACTTCTCCTTTAACTCTCAGGGCGAAACTCTGCAAATGGGGTATATGGATGTCGCGCCGGTCGGCCATAAAAATGGTCAGACGGTGGTGCTGATGCATGGCAAGAATTTCTGCGGCGCGACCTGGGGCGACACCATCAAGGCGCTGGCGGGCAAGGGCTACAGGGTGATTGCGCCAGACCAGATTGGTTTTTGTAGCTCGACCAAGCCGGGCGACTACCAGTACAGCTTCCAGCAGCTGGCGACCAATACCCATGAGTTGCTGAAAAGTCTGAATATTAAGAAAGCGGTGATTGTCGGGCACTCTACCGGCGGCATGCTGGCGACGCGCTACAGCCTGATGTTCCCCAATGAAGTCTCAAAGCTGGTGATGGTCAACCCTATCGGGCTGGAGGATTGGAAAGCCAAGGGCGTGCCTTATCGCACGGTAGATCAGTGGTATGACCGCGAGCTGAAACTCTCGGCTGATAGTATTCGTCAGTACGAATTGAAGACTTACTACGTCAATAAATGGAAGCCGGAGTACGATCGCTGGGTAGACATGCTGGCGGGACTGAATAACGGGCCGGGGCATAAGCTGGTGGCGTGGAACTCGGCGCTGATTTACGACATGATTTTCACCCAGCCGGTGGTCTACGAGTTTAAAGACCTTAAGGTGCCGACCACGCTGATGATTGGGACTTCTGACACCACGGCGATTGGCAGCGACATCGCGCCGCCGGCGGTGAAAGCCAAGCTCGGCCATTACAATGTGCTGGGCAAGCAGACCGCCAAGCTCATTCCCCACGCCAAGCTGATCGAATTTAAAGGGCTGGGCCACGCGCCGCAGATGGAAGAGCCGGAGAAATTTAACGCCGCGCTGCTGAAAACCCTCGCGCAATAA
- a CDS encoding phosphoethanolamine transferase has translation MRNFIPKVSYLWLTLLLSLYFTFVVNFPILLHFYRILNALPAYNLGFALTIPLVLFVALNFVFTPFSFRPLLKPFFIIILPISALVSYAMLKYQVVFDRGMIENVVETQQSEASSYLNLSVVLWVLFTGLLPAVLLFFTQVSYPKSALRRLGVRLLSMLLSLLVVAAVAGVYYKDYASVGRSNRTLNLEIVPTNYLYSAFQYYNHRYFTHDGPFEKIGEDAKLVQSPAQKPTLMFLVIGETAREQNQSSGGYSQPTNAFTQKIPDVVYFNHTRSCGTATAVSVPCMFSNMKRVDFNNNKARNSEGLLDILQRAGVSVSWKDNDEGCKGVCDRVPNVIISTAKDNKQCDGNTCYDMALLDNLDADIKRDGKNRLIGLHLIGSHGPTYFKRYPPEFAVFKPDCPRSDIENCSREQLINTYDNTLRYTDYVVSQVIEKAKQYQDSYNVAVIYLSDHGESLGENGLYLHGTPYSVAPAEQTHVPMLFWLSPGYASANGVNLSCLHGEGKNAEVSQDNLFHTVLDAMNVQTHELDPQLDILRECKTAN, from the coding sequence TTGCGTAATTTTATTCCGAAAGTCAGCTACCTTTGGCTGACTTTACTGTTGAGTCTTTACTTTACCTTTGTCGTTAACTTCCCCATTTTATTGCACTTCTATCGGATCCTTAACGCGCTGCCGGCCTACAATCTGGGCTTTGCTCTCACCATTCCGCTGGTGCTGTTTGTCGCGCTGAATTTCGTCTTCACACCGTTCAGCTTTCGGCCGTTACTTAAACCCTTCTTCATTATCATTCTGCCGATAAGCGCCCTGGTCAGCTATGCCATGCTTAAATATCAGGTGGTGTTTGACCGTGGAATGATTGAAAACGTTGTTGAGACCCAGCAGAGCGAAGCCTCTTCTTACCTCAACCTCTCCGTGGTGCTGTGGGTGCTGTTCACCGGCCTGCTGCCTGCCGTGCTGCTGTTCTTCACTCAGGTCAGCTACCCGAAATCGGCACTGCGCCGCCTTGGCGTGCGCCTGCTCTCCATGCTGCTCTCACTGCTGGTGGTCGCCGCCGTGGCCGGGGTGTATTACAAAGACTACGCCTCGGTGGGCCGCAGCAATCGCACGCTAAATCTGGAAATTGTGCCGACCAACTATCTCTACAGCGCCTTCCAGTATTACAACCATCGCTACTTCACCCACGACGGGCCGTTCGAGAAAATTGGCGAAGATGCCAAGCTGGTGCAGTCACCGGCGCAAAAACCAACCCTGATGTTTTTGGTTATTGGCGAGACGGCGCGCGAGCAGAATCAATCTTCCGGCGGCTATAGCCAGCCCACCAACGCCTTCACCCAGAAAATACCGGACGTGGTTTACTTCAACCACACCCGCTCCTGCGGCACCGCCACGGCAGTTTCGGTGCCTTGCATGTTCTCCAATATGAAGCGCGTCGACTTCAACAACAATAAAGCGCGCAATAGCGAGGGATTGCTGGATATTCTGCAACGCGCCGGGGTATCCGTGTCGTGGAAAGATAATGACGAAGGCTGTAAGGGCGTGTGCGACAGAGTGCCAAACGTCATCATCAGCACCGCCAAAGACAACAAACAGTGCGACGGCAACACCTGCTATGACATGGCGCTTCTAGATAATCTCGACGCCGACATCAAACGCGACGGTAAAAACCGGCTGATTGGCCTGCACCTGATTGGCAGCCACGGGCCGACCTACTTCAAACGCTATCCGCCGGAGTTTGCCGTTTTCAAACCGGACTGCCCGCGCAGCGATATTGAAAACTGCTCGCGCGAGCAGCTGATCAACACCTATGACAACACGCTGCGCTACACCGATTACGTGGTATCTCAGGTGATTGAGAAAGCCAAACAGTATCAGGACAGCTATAACGTGGCGGTGATTTACCTGTCGGATCACGGTGAGTCGCTGGGGGAAAATGGCCTGTATTTGCACGGCACGCCTTACAGCGTGGCGCCGGCGGAACAGACTCACGTGCCGATGCTGTTTTGGCTGTCGCCAGGCTACGCCAGTGCCAATGGCGTCAACCTGTCGTGTTTACACGGGGAAGGCAAAAATGCCGAGGTGTCGCAGGATAATTTATTCCACACCGTTCTGGATGCCATGAACGTGCAGACCCACGAGCTGGACCCGCAGTTGGATATTCTACGCGAATGTAAAACGGCCAATTAA